The following proteins are co-located in the Maridesulfovibrio sp. genome:
- a CDS encoding cell division protein ZapA, with amino-acid sequence MPRYTIPVLGLEISFKTDADKERIEAAKDVLEERFGELTRGGKNVSREKLLTCLALSLADDYLEHSRKLEMMEEKINALLEK; translated from the coding sequence ATGCCCCGTTATACTATTCCCGTTCTCGGACTTGAAATTTCTTTCAAGACCGATGCGGACAAAGAAAGAATTGAAGCCGCGAAAGATGTGCTCGAAGAGAGATTTGGCGAGCTTACCCGGGGCGGAAAAAATGTCAGCAGGGAGAAATTACTCACCTGTCTGGCTCTTAGTCTGGCCGATGATTACCTTGAACACAGCCGCAAACTCGAAATGATGGAAGAGAAAATTAACGCGCTGTTAGAGAAGTGA
- the rny gene encoding ribonuclease Y: MFGDFFLILFGIALGAAGGYALHRYVNSKRLADSQGLADRIVQEARKEAEAMKKEIKLQGQDEVYALKKEQENEYKEMERGLKRQEERLQEKEERLEHKLEKVASKESEVVALEKRMIKQEKKLEGLREDLERRKDEHERKLQEVSGLTVEEAREKLMTEIESRTRHEAAKMVRAIEMEAKEEGTRKARKILALAIQRYSGDYVNEQTVTAVTLPSEDMKGRIIGREGRNIRALEAATGVDLIIDDTPETVVLSAYSPLRREVAKQALERLIHDGRIHPARIEDIVNKVEQEMDVKLREIGEQATFDVGVHGIHPEIVKLIGQLQYRTSFSQNVLQHSLEVAFLCGIMAAELGMDEKIAKRAGLLHDIGKAVDHEIEGPHAVIGADLAKKHGESKEIIHAIQAHHEDVPPKSVLATLVQAADSLSGARPGARKELLENYVKRLEELENVATGFDGVSKAYAIQAGREIRVMVDAEKVSDDNTHMLCKDIATKIENNMTYPGQIRVTVIRERRSVGYAK; the protein is encoded by the coding sequence ATGTTTGGGGATTTTTTTCTGATTTTATTTGGAATCGCCCTGGGTGCCGCAGGCGGATACGCCCTGCATCGGTACGTGAATTCCAAACGTCTGGCTGATTCTCAAGGATTGGCTGACCGTATTGTCCAGGAAGCCCGTAAAGAAGCTGAAGCCATGAAAAAGGAAATCAAGCTTCAGGGTCAGGATGAAGTTTATGCTCTGAAAAAAGAGCAGGAAAATGAGTATAAAGAGATGGAGCGCGGCCTGAAAAGGCAGGAGGAACGTCTCCAGGAAAAAGAAGAGCGTCTTGAACACAAGCTTGAGAAAGTAGCCAGTAAAGAGTCCGAAGTTGTGGCTCTTGAAAAGCGTATGATCAAGCAGGAAAAGAAGCTCGAAGGTCTTCGCGAAGATCTCGAAAGAAGAAAGGATGAGCACGAGCGCAAATTGCAGGAAGTCTCCGGACTGACTGTTGAAGAAGCGCGTGAAAAGCTCATGACCGAAATTGAAAGCAGGACCCGCCACGAGGCTGCCAAAATGGTTCGCGCCATTGAAATGGAAGCCAAGGAAGAGGGAACCCGCAAGGCCCGCAAGATTCTCGCCCTCGCTATCCAGCGTTACTCCGGCGATTACGTCAACGAACAGACTGTTACAGCTGTAACCCTTCCTTCCGAAGACATGAAGGGCCGCATTATCGGACGTGAAGGCCGCAACATCCGTGCTCTTGAAGCTGCTACCGGTGTTGACCTGATCATTGATGATACTCCGGAAACAGTTGTTCTTTCCGCTTACAGTCCGCTGCGCCGCGAAGTGGCTAAGCAGGCTCTTGAGCGTCTGATCCACGATGGACGTATCCACCCCGCACGCATTGAAGACATAGTCAACAAGGTCGAGCAGGAAATGGACGTCAAACTGCGTGAAATTGGTGAGCAGGCAACTTTCGATGTAGGCGTACACGGTATTCATCCCGAAATCGTCAAACTCATCGGTCAGCTGCAGTACCGTACCAGTTTCTCCCAGAACGTGCTTCAGCACTCACTTGAAGTGGCTTTCCTCTGTGGAATCATGGCTGCAGAACTGGGCATGGACGAGAAAATCGCCAAGCGCGCAGGCCTGCTGCACGATATCGGTAAGGCTGTTGACCACGAAATCGAAGGTCCTCACGCTGTTATCGGTGCCGACCTTGCCAAGAAGCATGGTGAATCCAAAGAGATCATCCACGCTATTCAGGCTCACCACGAAGATGTTCCGCCCAAATCCGTACTCGCAACCCTCGTACAGGCTGCGGACTCCCTGTCCGGTGCCCGTCCCGGTGCACGTAAGGAACTGCTGGAAAACTACGTTAAGCGTCTTGAAGAGCTTGAAAACGTGGCTACCGGTTTCGACGGTGTTTCCAAAGCCTACGCCATTCAGGCGGGCCGTGAGATCAGGGTTATGGTTGATGCTGAAAAAGTATCTGACGATAACACCCATATGCTCTGTAAGGACATTGCCACCAAGATTGAAAACAACATGACCTATCCAGGCCAGATTCGTGTGACCGTTATCCGCGAACGGCGCTCGGTGGGCTATGCAAAGTAA
- a CDS encoding TIGR00282 family metallophosphoesterase → MRILFLGDIFGRPGRKGIAAKAKALREELGLDLIIANGENASQGIGLSIKNAQQLLDYGIDLLTSGNHIWKFSNIYSFLKTNDRIVRPANLPEGTRGRGWTSFAVRGEVPVAVINLQGRVFMDPVECPFKCADKILEEIGPEIKVILVDFHAEATSEKQSLGRYLDGRVSAMLGTHTHVQTNDARIFENGTGYITDAGMCGPVESCLGLSPNPVIKRFVTGLPQKWKVAGGPIELQGVLLEIDEETGRTVSIETYNSGRMTV, encoded by the coding sequence ATGCGCATATTATTTCTCGGTGACATATTCGGCAGGCCCGGTCGTAAGGGGATCGCTGCAAAAGCTAAGGCGCTTCGTGAGGAGCTTGGTCTTGATCTGATCATTGCCAACGGGGAAAATGCGTCTCAGGGAATCGGGCTTTCAATCAAGAATGCCCAGCAGCTTCTTGATTACGGGATTGACCTTTTAACTTCCGGTAACCATATCTGGAAGTTCAGTAATATTTATTCTTTCTTAAAGACCAATGACCGGATCGTGCGTCCGGCGAACCTGCCGGAAGGAACTCGTGGAAGAGGCTGGACTTCTTTTGCTGTCCGTGGTGAAGTGCCCGTTGCGGTTATTAATCTGCAGGGACGGGTCTTTATGGACCCGGTGGAATGCCCGTTTAAATGTGCGGATAAAATTTTAGAGGAAATCGGCCCAGAGATTAAGGTCATACTGGTTGATTTTCATGCTGAGGCCACTTCGGAGAAGCAGAGCCTCGGGCGCTACCTTGACGGGCGGGTCAGTGCCATGCTGGGCACCCACACCCATGTTCAGACCAATGATGCCCGCATTTTTGAAAACGGCACCGGCTATATAACCGATGCAGGTATGTGCGGTCCGGTTGAATCCTGTTTGGGCTTAAGTCCCAATCCGGTCATCAAACGCTTTGTGACCGGTCTTCCCCAGAAATGGAAAGTTGCTGGCGGCCCCATAGAATTACAAGGCGTGCTGCTAGAAATAGATGAAGAAACAGGTCGGACTGTCTCAATTGAGACATACAATTCGGGCCGGATGACCGTATAA
- the tyrS gene encoding tyrosine--tRNA ligase, whose amino-acid sequence MNIYDELKWRGLINQVSDEEKVREYLDTPGQYMYCGFDPTADSLHIGNLVPLLSLVRMKRAGHNPLFLLGGATGRIGDPSGKDKEREFSSIEKIESQAANIKAQIESFVERNTGEKAEVVNNYDWMKEISFLDMLRDVGKHFTINWMMAKESVKGRFGRDDVGISYTEFSYMLLQGYDYYHLFMEKGCQLQIGGGDQWGNITAGCELIRRKAQGEGYAVTFPLITTASGQKFGKSEGNAVFLNPELTSPYTFYQFWINTDDRDVISFLKYFTFLTEEEIAEIAKEHEEAPHMRAAHKRLAEETTIMIHGKEELEKVQAATAALFGNGDIMSVDAATLRGAMEAAPGVEYAKADLPDLPQILLDLGMVKSKGQARKDIQGGGLYINNERVSEFDYVPGENDFIGGECMLIRKGKKNYGLVTVK is encoded by the coding sequence ATGAACATTTATGATGAACTTAAGTGGCGAGGGCTGATCAATCAGGTGTCTGACGAAGAGAAGGTACGCGAGTATCTGGATACTCCGGGTCAGTACATGTATTGCGGCTTCGACCCCACTGCCGACAGCCTGCATATCGGTAACCTTGTTCCTTTGCTCAGCCTTGTACGTATGAAGCGTGCCGGTCACAATCCGCTGTTTCTTCTTGGTGGTGCAACCGGACGTATCGGTGACCCCAGCGGTAAGGACAAGGAAAGGGAATTCTCTTCTATTGAAAAAATTGAATCTCAGGCTGCAAATATCAAAGCCCAGATTGAATCTTTTGTTGAGCGCAATACCGGTGAGAAGGCCGAAGTAGTTAACAATTACGACTGGATGAAAGAGATCTCCTTTCTTGATATGCTGCGCGATGTGGGTAAGCATTTCACCATCAACTGGATGATGGCCAAGGAATCCGTAAAAGGCCGTTTCGGTCGTGATGATGTTGGTATTTCCTATACTGAATTCAGCTACATGCTTCTGCAGGGCTACGATTACTACCATCTTTTCATGGAAAAAGGCTGCCAGCTCCAGATTGGTGGCGGCGACCAGTGGGGCAACATCACCGCAGGTTGCGAACTGATCCGCCGCAAGGCTCAGGGTGAAGGCTATGCAGTAACCTTTCCGCTGATCACAACCGCATCCGGCCAGAAGTTCGGTAAAAGTGAAGGCAACGCCGTATTCCTGAATCCTGAACTGACTTCTCCGTACACATTCTACCAGTTCTGGATCAATACTGATGACCGTGATGTAATCAGTTTCCTCAAGTACTTCACCTTCCTTACCGAGGAAGAGATTGCTGAGATCGCAAAAGAGCATGAGGAAGCTCCGCACATGCGTGCCGCTCACAAGCGTCTTGCCGAAGAAACAACCATCATGATTCACGGTAAGGAAGAACTGGAAAAGGTTCAGGCCGCAACCGCAGCTCTGTTCGGCAATGGCGATATCATGTCTGTTGATGCCGCAACCCTGCGCGGTGCCATGGAAGCTGCTCCCGGCGTTGAATACGCTAAGGCAGACCTGCCCGATCTGCCCCAGATCCTGCTCGACCTCGGCATGGTTAAATCCAAAGGTCAGGCCCGCAAGGATATTCAGGGTGGTGGATTGTACATTAACAACGAACGTGTCTCCGAGTTCGATTATGTTCCCGGCGAGAATGACTTTATCGGCGGTGAATGCATGCTCATCCGCAAAGGTAAAAAGAACTACGGTTTAGTTACCGTTAAATAA
- a CDS encoding DMT family transporter: protein MRLFFIVMSFLFGALAPTQAGVNLKLRGFVGDPVLAAIVSFAVGTLSLLVYAYFTKVPLPEGSTVLKGPWWMWTGGFMGAFFVAAAVVVAPVLGAGTMMCWMVAGQMAASLVLDHYGIIGYAVREATMGRIVGALLVVVGAVLIEKF, encoded by the coding sequence ATGCGACTGTTTTTCATTGTAATGTCATTTCTCTTTGGTGCTCTTGCGCCAACTCAGGCCGGAGTTAACCTCAAGCTGCGCGGCTTTGTGGGCGATCCTGTTTTAGCTGCCATTGTTTCTTTTGCTGTCGGGACATTGAGTCTGCTGGTTTATGCCTATTTTACCAAGGTTCCGCTTCCGGAAGGTTCGACTGTCTTAAAAGGACCGTGGTGGATGTGGACCGGCGGATTTATGGGCGCTTTCTTTGTGGCGGCGGCAGTGGTTGTTGCCCCGGTGCTGGGTGCCGGAACAATGATGTGCTGGATGGTTGCCGGGCAAATGGCTGCTTCCCTTGTGCTGGACCACTACGGAATCATAGGGTATGCCGTGCGGGAGGCAACGATGGGCCGTATTGTCGGCGCTTTGCTGGTCGTTGTCGGCGCAGTGCTGATTGAGAAATTTTAG
- a CDS encoding 4-hydroxybenzoate octaprenyltransferase — protein sequence MKDILCKYLKKLWENTVLVCRMVKIEHSIFALPFAYMGVFLASGTWPEFKPFALLTVAMVAVRSFAMAVNRLFDINIDSENPRTRTRPLVTGELTPFFTFCFIAVCAVVFVFACKGMNELCYKLSFFALGWSAFYSLTKRFTMLCHFVLGSVLGLAPVAGWLCVDPNFSLPAILFFFGVTFWVAGFDILYATQDRKFDRNRGLNSVPANLGIQKALTISTFSHINTVIFFALAGLAAGLGWIYFSTLAVVGGILIFEHQVISAEDMSRVNMAFFTLNGVISVLLFLGTFADIMV from the coding sequence TTGAAGGATATTCTTTGCAAGTACTTGAAGAAGCTATGGGAAAATACTGTTCTGGTCTGCCGGATGGTCAAGATTGAACACTCCATTTTTGCTCTGCCGTTCGCTTATATGGGTGTTTTTTTGGCCAGCGGAACTTGGCCGGAATTCAAGCCTTTTGCCCTGCTGACCGTGGCTATGGTGGCTGTGCGCTCCTTTGCCATGGCTGTGAACAGGCTTTTTGATATCAATATCGACAGTGAAAATCCGCGTACCCGGACTCGCCCGCTTGTTACCGGGGAACTTACTCCTTTCTTTACTTTCTGCTTTATCGCGGTTTGTGCCGTTGTTTTTGTTTTCGCTTGCAAGGGCATGAATGAACTTTGTTACAAGCTTTCCTTTTTTGCGCTGGGTTGGTCGGCTTTTTATTCCCTGACCAAACGTTTCACCATGCTTTGTCATTTTGTGCTTGGCTCAGTGCTTGGTCTGGCTCCTGTTGCAGGCTGGCTCTGTGTTGATCCTAATTTTTCCCTGCCCGCGATTTTGTTCTTCTTCGGGGTTACTTTCTGGGTGGCCGGATTCGATATTCTCTACGCTACTCAGGACCGTAAATTCGACCGTAACCGGGGACTTAATTCCGTTCCGGCTAATCTCGGTATCCAGAAGGCTTTGACCATATCAACCTTCAGTCACATTAATACGGTCATCTTTTTCGCGCTGGCCGGGCTGGCAGCCGGACTGGGCTGGATTTATTTTTCCACCCTCGCTGTAGTGGGCGGAATTCTCATTTTTGAACATCAGGTAATATCTGCTGAAGATATGAGCCGGGTTAATATGGCTTTTTTCACTTTGAACGGAGTGATTTCAGTACTCCTGTTCTTGGGTACTTTTGCCGACATAATGGTTTAG
- a CDS encoding methyl-accepting chemotaxis protein, which yields MENGNGKFMRTVAWIYFGVLVVAAAFCGVILTGFSNEPWAITGLAFGLIALLALLGICIFTVLKNQVVRPVECLTNFANLVIKGKYSEADKCSSPGLDGLRAAVSDLSDSYKERLGFSTSILEGLPLGCCIVDTKEHITFLNKEILEMIGSREKPASYHGRMISQIFYHDDRKSLIGHCMDDDTRAMNREVIFKHVDGSDINILANLFPLHDVVGNVIGGCCLYINTTELKQREAHILDQNELIARAADQADSVVYDLSSAAEQLRGLVGEARKGAMVQSEEAGQAATAMEEMNATVLEVARHAQEAASDADKAKAEAEKGEDIVAGVVSAIDEVSGQANSLKASMEDLDIKAEAIGNVLSVIEDIADQTNLLALNAAIEAARAGEAGRGFAVVADEVRKLAEKTVQATTEVHQAVSNIQQGAKTNVKATEAAVESVARSTSLAGESGEALARIVSMSEETSDRIRSIATAAEQQAAASEQINRSTETVNRISNETEQAMVESSAAIEKLAKLADDLSGIIHGMQKK from the coding sequence ATGGAGAATGGAAATGGAAAATTCATGCGTACTGTCGCATGGATTTATTTTGGGGTGTTAGTTGTCGCTGCAGCCTTTTGCGGCGTGATCTTAACTGGTTTCAGCAATGAACCGTGGGCTATTACCGGGCTGGCTTTCGGCTTGATAGCACTTCTGGCCTTGCTTGGAATATGTATTTTTACCGTTCTTAAAAATCAGGTCGTCCGACCTGTTGAATGCCTTACAAATTTTGCCAATCTGGTGATCAAGGGTAAATACTCCGAAGCTGATAAATGCTCCAGTCCGGGGCTTGACGGCTTGCGTGCTGCTGTGAGCGATTTGAGTGATTCTTATAAGGAACGCCTTGGCTTCAGCACCAGTATTCTTGAAGGCCTGCCTCTTGGTTGCTGCATTGTAGACACTAAGGAACACATCACTTTTCTCAACAAAGAAATTCTGGAAATGATCGGTTCCCGCGAGAAACCTGCTTCATATCATGGACGCATGATTTCCCAGATTTTTTACCATGATGATCGCAAGTCCCTGATCGGTCACTGTATGGATGACGATACCCGGGCTATGAACCGCGAAGTCATTTTCAAGCATGTGGACGGTAGTGATATTAATATTCTGGCCAACCTGTTTCCCCTGCATGATGTGGTTGGCAATGTTATCGGCGGATGCTGTCTGTATATCAACACTACAGAATTAAAGCAGCGTGAAGCGCATATCCTTGATCAGAATGAACTTATCGCCAGAGCTGCTGACCAGGCCGATTCTGTTGTTTATGATTTGAGCAGCGCGGCTGAACAGTTACGTGGATTGGTCGGTGAGGCCCGCAAGGGAGCCATGGTTCAGAGTGAGGAAGCCGGACAGGCCGCTACTGCCATGGAAGAAATGAATGCCACTGTGCTCGAAGTAGCCCGCCATGCGCAGGAAGCCGCAAGTGATGCTGATAAAGCAAAGGCTGAAGCTGAGAAAGGTGAAGATATTGTTGCCGGTGTTGTCAGTGCAATTGATGAAGTTTCCGGGCAGGCCAATTCGCTGAAAGCGTCCATGGAAGATTTGGATATCAAAGCTGAAGCTATCGGTAATGTGCTCAGCGTGATTGAGGATATTGCTGACCAGACCAACCTGCTGGCTTTGAATGCTGCAATTGAGGCTGCACGTGCCGGTGAAGCCGGACGAGGATTTGCCGTTGTAGCAGATGAAGTCCGCAAGCTTGCGGAGAAAACCGTACAGGCAACAACCGAGGTTCATCAGGCTGTTTCAAATATTCAGCAGGGAGCTAAGACTAACGTTAAGGCTACCGAAGCCGCGGTTGAGTCAGTTGCCCGCAGTACCTCGCTGGCCGGGGAATCCGGTGAGGCTTTGGCGCGCATCGTCTCCATGTCCGAGGAGACTTCCGACCGGATCAGGTCTATCGCTACCGCTGCTGAGCAACAGGCTGCAGCAAGTGAGCAGATTAACCGTTCCACTGAGACGGTTAACCGCATTTCAAACGAGACCGAACAGGCCATGGTCGAATCCTCAGCGGCCATTGAAAAACTGGCCAAGCTGGCGGATGATCTTTCCGGTATTATTCACGGAATGCAGAAGAAATAA
- a CDS encoding histone deacetylase has protein sequence MLKAENSLGIIFFPAFDWAISPTHPEREERLLYTQDQLREEGLFDIEGIREYKPEVASSEDIERVHFCFPEAEAVATRSHYISAGGAIKAAQLILEGERDRAFALVRPPGHHAMKTVQGSRGFCAINIEAIMCEYIREHYGPKRIAIVDTDCHHGDGTQDVYWHDPDTLFISLHQDGRTLYPGTGFPKESGGPKALGRTVNIPLPPGTSDAGFMMVMENAVMPILEDFKPDLIINSAGQDNHFTDPITNMNFSAQGYAALNSMLKPDIAVLEGGYAIQGALPYVNLGISLAMAGVDYSHVREPGFNPETLRESEEIMNYIANICEGVKDIYFNPPTKSSEGVISGGWSVRHRNIFYDTEGFTESQTESLMLCEDCRGLLKVETQREGGPMGFGLEIPAAACDKCRNQGYSLLEEAQVKSRYRYIQLINRKDKDYLRYGF, from the coding sequence ATGCTCAAGGCTGAAAACAGTCTGGGAATCATATTTTTCCCCGCCTTTGACTGGGCAATTTCCCCCACCCATCCGGAAAGGGAAGAAAGATTGCTCTACACGCAGGACCAGCTGCGCGAAGAAGGACTCTTCGACATCGAAGGTATCCGCGAATACAAGCCCGAAGTTGCCTCCAGCGAAGATATTGAACGGGTTCATTTCTGCTTTCCCGAAGCCGAGGCCGTTGCAACCCGTTCGCACTACATTTCCGCAGGCGGGGCCATCAAAGCAGCACAACTTATTCTGGAAGGCGAAAGGGACCGGGCCTTTGCACTCGTACGGCCGCCGGGACACCACGCCATGAAGACAGTACAGGGATCACGCGGATTCTGCGCCATCAACATAGAAGCTATTATGTGCGAATACATCCGTGAACATTACGGTCCCAAGCGCATCGCCATTGTGGATACCGACTGCCATCACGGAGACGGCACACAGGATGTTTACTGGCATGACCCCGACACCCTGTTCATATCCCTGCATCAGGATGGGCGCACCCTCTATCCGGGAACCGGATTCCCCAAGGAATCAGGCGGCCCCAAAGCGCTCGGACGCACGGTGAATATCCCCCTGCCCCCCGGCACATCCGATGCCGGATTCATGATGGTCATGGAGAATGCGGTTATGCCTATTCTTGAAGACTTCAAACCGGACTTAATCATCAACTCCGCCGGACAGGACAACCATTTCACCGATCCGATCACCAACATGAATTTCTCGGCACAGGGCTATGCAGCTCTCAACTCCATGCTCAAGCCCGATATTGCCGTACTTGAAGGCGGCTATGCTATTCAGGGAGCCCTGCCTTACGTAAATCTGGGCATCAGTCTGGCCATGGCCGGAGTGGACTATTCCCATGTGCGCGAGCCGGGTTTCAACCCTGAGACCCTCAGGGAGTCCGAAGAAATAATGAATTATATCGCAAACATCTGCGAAGGCGTTAAGGACATCTATTTCAATCCTCCCACAAAAAGCAGTGAAGGCGTCATCAGCGGAGGCTGGTCCGTTCGCCATCGTAATATTTTCTACGATACTGAAGGATTCACTGAATCACAGACCGAATCCCTGATGCTTTGCGAGGACTGCCGGGGATTACTTAAGGTGGAGACCCAGCGCGAAGGCGGTCCTATGGGTTTTGGCCTTGAAATACCTGCTGCAGCCTGCGACAAGTGCCGTAATCAAGGCTATTCGCTTTTGGAAGAAGCACAGGTCAAAAGCCGCTACCGCTACATTCAGCTGATCAACCGCAAAGACAAGGACTACCTGCGCTACGGATTTTGA